One Archangium violaceum genomic window, GGCTGTAGGGCCGCTCCACCTCCGCGTCGAAGCGCAGGTACTTGAGGGTGCGCTGGTTGGTGCGCATGAGGCCCTGGGAGCTCACCAGCTCGGTGGGGCAGAGGGCGGCCCCCATCTTGAAGGCGATGACCCGGAAGGGCATCTCACTCACCCCGGCCATGGGCGCGAGGATGAAGGGGTTGGGCAGCGAGTAGGGACCGATGCGGAGCATGGCGGCGGTGAACCTAGCGGATTAGCGGGATTGTTCCAGGGCCCGGACGAGAGCCTGCGCGACCGCCCTCCTTTGGTTAAGGTCGGGCCCCATGTTGCGCTTCCGGCTCGGGGACATCCCCGTCGAGGTCCACCTCTCGCACCTGCTCTTCTCCGCCCTGCTGGGCGTCCTGATGGTGCGGGATCTGCCGGCGCTCGCCCTGGACCCGAACGTCTGGCCCTACCAGCAGCTCCAGCGGCCCGGGGAGCCCGGGTATGCCGGGACGGCGCTGCTCGTCGTCGCCTCGTGGATGTTCATCATCTTCCTCTCGGCGCTCGTCCACGAGTCGGGCCACGCGCTGATGCTCCGGCTCTTCGGCTACCGGCCGAGCATCCAGCTCATCTGGCTGGGAGGCAGCACCCGGCCCAACTCCTCCACCCCCCTCCCCTGGCACAAGCTGGTGGCGATCACCGCCGCGGGGCCCCTCGCCGGGTTGCTGCTCGGCCTGGCGGCCCTGGCCCTGCGGCACTACGCCGTGGCGGAGGACTCCGAGCGGTTGCGCTACCTGCTCGGCTGGTTCTTCACGGCCAACGTCTTCTGGACCCTCTTCAACCTGCTGCCCGTGCCGACGTTGGATGGAGGCACCATCGTGAGCACCCTGGCCACGCGCTTCTTCGGGAAGGCGGGCTTCATGGGCGCCCAGTGGCTGGCGCTCGTGCTGTGCGTCGCGCTGGTGGCCTTCGGGGTCCGCCACGCGCCCCTGCTCGGTCTGCTCTTCGGACTGTATGGCTTCCAGGCCCTGCGGCTGCTCAGGGCCACCTCGCGCGGAGAGCTCAAGGTGTCCTCGAGCGTGGCGCCGGAGCCGCTGGTGCGCGAGCTGCAACAGGCCCAGGAGGCCATGGCCGGTGGACGTCTGGACGAGGCCCGCCAGCGGGGCCTCTCCGTGCTGGACGCGGAGTCGTGCACGCTGGACCTGGCCTCGCGCGCCCACCACCTCCTCGGATGGGTGGCCCTCAAGAACGGCCAGGGACGACTGGCGTTGGATCACTTCTCCCAGGTGCAGCGCCGGCCGGTGGAGACGCAGGCCCTGGCCGCAGCCTTCTCCTTGATAGGTGACGAGTCCCGGGCACTCGCCCTGTGGGAGATGGCCTGGCACGAGACGCGGGACCGCACCGTCCTCCACGAGTACGCGGGCTCGCTCATCCGCGCGGATCGTGTCCAGAACGCGCTGCGGCTACCCGGAGTGGACGCGGAGGCCGCCTTCGTGTGCGCCGAGCGGCCCCTCTTCATTCGAGGCGCGTACTCGGAGGCGGCGGCGATCGCCGAGTCGGGCCTGGCCCACGCTCCGGGCTCCCGGCTCGCCTATGACGCAGCATGTGCCCATGCAAGGGCGCGTCACACAAATGACGCAATGCGCATGCTGCGTCGCGCCAGCGAGCTCGGCTTCCAGGATGCCGACTACGCGGCATCCGACGAGGACCTCGCTCCGCTGCATGGTCACCCGGATTTCGAGCGGTGGTTGGCGGGCCTGCCAAAATCTCTGTCCGCCTGACAGAGCCATGACAAGAGGGGGTGTTGATGCGGGGCGAGGCTGAGCAATTTCCCGCTCGGTCTGATTCAGCACGAGGCTCCCTTGACCGCACAATCCTCCGCACCGGCCCAGGAAGAGAAGATCAACTGGCTGTCGTCCATCCCGTTCATCGGTGTGCACCTGATGTGCCTCTTCGTGTTCTACACGGGAGCCCGTCCGGTGGACATCGCGGTGTGCGTGGGTCTGTACATCTTCCGCATGTGGGGGATTACCGCCGGCTTCCACCGCTACTTCAGCCACCGCGCCTACAAGGCGGGCCGCGGCTTCCAGTTCTTCCTCGCCCTGGCGGGGACGCTGGCGGTGCAGAAGGGGGTGCTCTGGTGGGCGGCGCACCATCGCCACCACCACCGCTACTCGGACCAGGAGCAGGACATCCACTCGCCGCTCCAGAAGGGCTTCTGGTGGAGCCACACGGGGTGGATCCTCTGCGACAAGTACAACGAGACGCGCTACGAGAGCATCAAGGACTTCGCGCGCTTCCCCGAGCTGGTGTGGCTCAACAAGTTCTACGTGGTGCCGGGCGTCCTGCTGGCCGTGGCGCTCTACTTCATCGGCGGCTTCTCGATGCTGGTGTGGGGCTTCTTCGTGAGCACCACGCTGCTCTACCACGGCACCTTCACCATCAACTCGCTCAGCCACGTGTTCGGCAAGCGCCGCTACAAGACGACGGACACCAGCAAGAACAACTGGTTCCTGGCGCTCGTCACCCTGGGCGAGGGCTGGCACAACAACCACCACTACTACCAGAACACCGCCAACCAGGGCTGGTTCTGGTGGGAAGTGGACCTGAGCTACTACTCGCTCAAGGCGCTCTCGTGGGTGGGGCTGGTGAGCGACCTGCGCACCCCCTCCGAGCAGGTGAAGAACGTGTACCTGAAGTACACGCCGGAGGAGCGCGCGGCCCTGAACGCCCCGGTGCGCATCCCCTGGTTCGCCCCCGTGGCCGCCCGGAAGAAGGCCGCCGAGGAGAAGATGAAGGCCGCCGAGGAGAAGGTGCGCGAGGCCATCGCCGCCGCGGCCGACAGCCTGCCTACCTCCGCGCCGTCCCCCCAGGCGCTGCTCAAGCGCCAGTAGGTAGGAGGGGCGGAAGCACTCGGTCCGGGGTAGAGTCCGCTCCCCCGGACCCATCGTGTCGCCCCCTTCGTTGAAACCCGGCACCCCCCTCGCGCGTACCGCTGATGAACCAGCGCCCACTCCGGCCGCTGGTGAGTCGGACGAGCTACTGATGACGCGCTTCTGTCAGGGTGATGCCCGGGCCTTCGATGCCCTCTTCCAGCGCTACGCGAGGCCCATTCACGGGTACCTGGCGCGGCTGACGGGCAGCCCCGCCGCGGCGGAGGACCTGTCGCAGCAGACCTTCCTCTCATTGGTGCGGGCACGCGGACGCTTCCAGG contains:
- a CDS encoding acyl-CoA desaturase — protein: MTAQSSAPAQEEKINWLSSIPFIGVHLMCLFVFYTGARPVDIAVCVGLYIFRMWGITAGFHRYFSHRAYKAGRGFQFFLALAGTLAVQKGVLWWAAHHRHHHRYSDQEQDIHSPLQKGFWWSHTGWILCDKYNETRYESIKDFARFPELVWLNKFYVVPGVLLAVALYFIGGFSMLVWGFFVSTTLLYHGTFTINSLSHVFGKRRYKTTDTSKNNWFLALVTLGEGWHNNHHYYQNTANQGWFWWEVDLSYYSLKALSWVGLVSDLRTPSEQVKNVYLKYTPEERAALNAPVRIPWFAPVAARKKAAEEKMKAAEEKVREAIAAAADSLPTSAPSPQALLKRQ
- a CDS encoding site-2 protease family protein, with the translated sequence MLRFRLGDIPVEVHLSHLLFSALLGVLMVRDLPALALDPNVWPYQQLQRPGEPGYAGTALLVVASWMFIIFLSALVHESGHALMLRLFGYRPSIQLIWLGGSTRPNSSTPLPWHKLVAITAAGPLAGLLLGLAALALRHYAVAEDSERLRYLLGWFFTANVFWTLFNLLPVPTLDGGTIVSTLATRFFGKAGFMGAQWLALVLCVALVAFGVRHAPLLGLLFGLYGFQALRLLRATSRGELKVSSSVAPEPLVRELQQAQEAMAGGRLDEARQRGLSVLDAESCTLDLASRAHHLLGWVALKNGQGRLALDHFSQVQRRPVETQALAAAFSLIGDESRALALWEMAWHETRDRTVLHEYAGSLIRADRVQNALRLPGVDAEAAFVCAERPLFIRGAYSEAAAIAESGLAHAPGSRLAYDAACAHARARHTNDAMRMLRRASELGFQDADYAASDEDLAPLHGHPDFERWLAGLPKSLSA